From Ruminococcus sp. HUN007, a single genomic window includes:
- a CDS encoding DNA topoisomerase (ATP-hydrolyzing) subunit A produces MAKKHVTETKIKKIPNAYIEGAGVVVQEKITETLEKNYMPYAMSVIISRALPEIDGFKPSHRKLLYTMYKMGLLTGQKTKSANVVGQTMRLNPHGDGAIYETLVRLSRGNETLLHPYIDSKGNFGKSYSRDMAYAASRYTEVKLDPICAEMFRDIDKDTVDFVPNYDNTMMEPTLFPATFPSVLVNSNVGIAVSMASSVCPFNLEEVCETCISLIKNPSHNVLTTLKGPDFPGGGYYIYDEGEFAKICATGKGSMKVRAKYSYDKAANCIEVTEIPYSTTVEAIMDKIIELIKLGKIREVSYLRDETDLSGLKLAIDLKRGTDPDKLMQKLFRLTPLQDNYSCNFNILIAGNPKVMGVGEILTEWTAFRKECIKRRVYFDLTKMKDKLHLLEGLKKILLDIDKAIKIIRETAEEADVVPNLMIGFGIDEIQAEYVAEIKLRHINKEYILKRVEETEQLKNDIAEMEGILADPKKIEKIIITELKDVIKKYSKPRLTEVIYDDDTENADIDEDIPDYPVNLFLSESGYFKKITNQSLRMSSDQKLKEGDRIVAHIESNNKSDLLFFTDMQQVYKTKASAFDDTKASVLGDYVPAKLGFDQDENVRFMVNTTDYSGFMFFVFENGKVAKVPLKEYETKTNRKKLQKAYSGKSPLVAILYAADNCDLLVSSSAGKSLVFDTGLILPKSTRDTQGVQVMTLRGSAVITKAAIVTEEASADKFRAKSIPAAGTATGNADVFPGQLEL; encoded by the coding sequence GCCGTACGCAATGAGCGTTATCATATCACGAGCTCTGCCGGAGATCGACGGCTTCAAGCCTTCACACAGAAAGCTTCTCTATACCATGTACAAAATGGGACTTCTGACCGGCCAGAAAACCAAGTCCGCAAACGTGGTTGGACAGACCATGCGTCTTAACCCTCACGGCGACGGTGCGATTTACGAGACACTTGTACGTCTTTCACGCGGCAACGAGACTCTGCTTCATCCGTACATAGACTCAAAGGGCAACTTCGGTAAGTCCTATTCAAGGGATATGGCCTATGCAGCTTCACGATACACGGAAGTAAAACTTGACCCTATATGTGCCGAGATGTTCAGGGACATCGACAAGGACACGGTCGATTTCGTACCGAACTACGACAACACGATGATGGAGCCGACACTTTTCCCGGCGACATTCCCGTCGGTTCTCGTAAACTCCAACGTTGGTATTGCCGTTTCCATGGCGAGCAGCGTGTGCCCTTTCAATCTTGAGGAAGTGTGCGAGACCTGTATCTCGCTTATAAAGAACCCTTCACACAACGTTCTCACCACCCTTAAGGGACCTGACTTTCCGGGCGGCGGCTACTACATCTACGATGAGGGCGAGTTTGCTAAGATCTGTGCAACAGGCAAGGGTTCCATGAAGGTACGTGCAAAGTACAGCTACGACAAGGCGGCAAACTGTATCGAGGTAACCGAGATACCATACAGCACAACTGTCGAAGCAATAATGGACAAGATAATCGAGCTTATAAAACTCGGCAAGATCCGTGAAGTATCATATTTGCGTGATGAAACAGATCTGAGCGGTCTTAAGCTTGCAATAGATCTCAAAAGGGGAACTGACCCTGACAAGCTCATGCAGAAGCTTTTCAGACTTACTCCTCTGCAGGACAACTACTCGTGTAACTTCAACATCCTTATCGCAGGAAATCCGAAGGTTATGGGTGTCGGAGAAATACTTACCGAGTGGACGGCGTTCAGAAAGGAATGCATAAAACGAAGAGTATACTTCGATCTTACAAAGATGAAGGATAAGCTTCATCTTCTCGAAGGTCTTAAAAAGATCCTTCTGGACATCGACAAGGCGATAAAGATCATCAGGGAAACAGCTGAGGAAGCTGATGTAGTTCCGAACCTTATGATAGGCTTCGGAATAGACGAGATCCAGGCTGAATATGTTGCTGAAATAAAACTTCGTCACATCAACAAGGAATATATTCTTAAACGTGTCGAGGAAACTGAACAGCTGAAGAATGATATTGCCGAAATGGAAGGAATTCTTGCCGATCCGAAAAAGATCGAAAAGATCATCATAACAGAACTTAAGGATGTTATAAAGAAATACAGCAAGCCGAGACTTACAGAAGTCATCTATGATGATGATACTGAAAATGCAGACATCGACGAGGATATTCCTGATTATCCGGTAAATCTTTTCCTCTCGGAAAGCGGATATTTCAAGAAGATCACAAATCAGTCACTCAGAATGAGCAGTGATCAGAAGCTCAAGGAAGGCGACAGGATCGTCGCTCATATAGAGTCGAACAACAAGTCTGATCTGCTTTTCTTTACTGACATGCAGCAGGTCTACAAGACCAAGGCGAGTGCCTTTGATGATACCAAGGCGAGTGTGCTCGGTGACTACGTTCCTGCCAAGCTTGGCTTTGACCAGGATGAAAATGTAAGGTTCATGGTGAACACCACCGATTATTCCGGATTCATGTTCTTTGTGTTTGAAAACGGAAAGGTAGCAAAGGTTCCGCTTAAGGAATACGAGACCAAGACCAACAGAAAGAAACTTCAGAAAGCGTATTCAGGCAAGTCTCCTCTTGTGGCAATTCTGTACGCTGCCGACAACTGTGATCTGCTGGTCTCATCATCAGCAGGAAAGTCGCTTGTGTTTGATACAGGTCTCATTCTTCCGAAATCGACCCGTGACACGCAGGGAGTTCAGGTCATGACGCTTCGCGGCAGTGCCGTTATAACAAAGGCTGCCATTGTTACCGAAGAAGCTTCGGCTGACAAATTCAGAGCAAAGTCTATTCCGGCTGCAGGAACAGCGACAGGTAATGCTGACGTTTTTCCGGGACAGCTTGAGTTATAA